The genomic window TTCTCTCCAATGTCACAGTCGACATACATGTAGTGAACCAACACTTTAGACAACCGTCTCCTCGAAGCAGGTTGCAACTCGGGACTGCGTTGATGGACGAGCTTGGCAACCTCTTCGAGGGCATGATCAAAATTAGGGTAACGTTCTTTGTGTAATATGAGCTGCCCCTTGAGTTCATCAGCTACTGCATGATACTGGTCAGCCTCTGTTTGATTCCGTGGGTTTTTAAGAAAGGCCCGTATATCTGAGAAGTGCATCATCGAGTCATCGCAGATGTATTTGTAGTATTCCTCGCTAACACCGTTGATCTCATTCTTCTTGGCCATACCGGGATATTCAAAGTCATGCTGACTATCGAACGAGGTGGGGATGTTGTCCCGTTGTTCGTGAAACTGCACAATCACATCACGTATGTCTTCAGGCGTGAACTGAATAGAAGAACGGAGTTTATCTAGGCCGGATATTCTTACGATATGAGAGTGAACAAGCAACTCGCGTTCGATGTCCTCCAACCCTCTTAACCACACATGCTCAACACCGGTCTCATCTTTAATCCGCTGAGGTATTTTATCCTCTGCACCGCCAGTCTTTCGGCGGTTGGTAAATATAAGATAATGGGTTAGCAACCCGTCTTCATGCTGCCGTTTTATCTTTGGTATTTCTTTGTTAATAATCGTTGTCGAAAAGTCGTATTCCGAACAAGAAGAGGGAAATGAAGTATGCTTTGCCTGAATAATAAACTTACCCTCCGCTGGCTCTGTATCGCTGGGAAAGCATGAGGCTTTGCCAACAAACTTTGCATCCTTACCCCCGTCCTTCCCTGGTGCAAAAGAGGTAACTCCTGCCCCGAGCAGCTCCCTGCATATAAGAGTGACCAAATCTTCAAACTCTGCATCTGTTAGCTCATGTATTGGGAAACGAGACATATTATGACCTCAAACTCTACTTGATAGAAACCTTTGGGTCTCACTGAGTTGGCTCTTGGCCATGAATACTGTTGACTCAAGCTCATTCCACGGCACATCCGGCAACTCCGCGGCCTTACGATCAAGCTCAGCCTGGTAGGCTTCTGCTATGCTGAAGTGTTGCTCTAAGTTCCCAAACATGGCGTTCAATACATCGTTCTGCTTACGAGCCATGGTTATGAACTCACCTCCCATGAGGTTGTTATACACTGCGTCAAAAGCCGTATTGACGGTTTTTCCCACTACGGCACCGGTCGCGACACCGACTGGTATGGCTACCGCCAAACCAAGGCCTGCGGTTGGGATACCTATGGCCGCCATGGTTGCACCTACTGCAAATGAGGTGACACCGCCTGTAACAGCTGCACGAACAGAGCAACTGACAGTATTATCCACCGCGTCATCGCTCCGCATGGTTCCCTTCGAACACTTGTAGAGGTTGATCGAGCCCTTGATAGCAAAAGATAGCACTGCAGCAATGCCCGCAGCCTTGAGTGCGTTGATCGCCAAGTGCTCTGTAAGATCGAAAGCTTCTAGATTGTCGCGAGCATGATCTTGCGCCTTGAGGAGGATGTCACGCGATGTATCGCTGTTCATCCCACTGTCAATCACCGTGGTTCCGGTATCACTGTTAACCGCGATTCCAGAGCCGGGAGATGATTCAATAAAACCGGGTTTATTTAAGATTGCCTGATAGGTCTCGGAGTTCACTCCAACCCCATCAACTCCGTTGGCGATACTATATTT from Pontiella desulfatans includes these protein-coding regions:
- a CDS encoding ABC-three component system protein; this encodes MSRFPIHELTDAEFEDLVTLICRELLGAGVTSFAPGKDGGKDAKFVGKASCFPSDTEPAEGKFIIQAKHTSFPSSCSEYDFSTTIINKEIPKIKRQHEDGLLTHYLIFTNRRKTGGAEDKIPQRIKDETGVEHVWLRGLEDIERELLVHSHIVRISGLDKLRSSIQFTPEDIRDVIVQFHEQRDNIPTSFDSQHDFEYPGMAKKNEINGVSEEYYKYICDDSMMHFSDIRAFLKNPRNQTEADQYHAVADELKGQLILHKERYPNFDHALEEVAKLVHQRSPELQPASRRRLSKVLVHYMYVDCDIGEKE